From the Ostrinia nubilalis chromosome 16, ilOstNubi1.1, whole genome shotgun sequence genome, one window contains:
- the LOC135079161 gene encoding uncharacterized protein LOC135079161 yields MKKFEFSDKKKETTKFIGSTFYAVYREAEFLRSSENIEKILARGHELRLSLKTVEPGENVMVDKMCLEKNTPLLVKNTSGANIPVEDYEFTYNRLTGLVAAYAFENHLRFPAIVASEAAALGLVWNNEDLIGCQLYLSAVSGTEHFPQFTFFPLVCALRKLLLKKITLPLVLKIAKIKNTDGVTMAAVLMQNYAVVTNNLWTRFPGSPNTDLRTLLATAPQELMKVFVKPK; encoded by the exons ATGAAGAAATTCGAGTTTTCCGACAAAAAGAAAGAGACAACCAAGTTCATTGGGTCTACTTTCTACGCCGTGTATAGAGAGGCCGAGTTCCTGCGGAGTAGCGAGAATATTGAGAAGATTTTGGCCAGGGGACACGAGCTAAGGCTGAGCTTGAAGACCGTGGAGCCAGGGGAGAACGTCATGGTAGACAAAATGTGTCTAGAAAAAAA TACACCGCTTCTGGTGAAGAACACATCAGGTGCTAACATTCCAGTGGAAGACTACGAGTTTACCTACAACCGCTTGACTGGTCTCGTGGCCGCGTACGCTTTCGAGAACCATCTGCGGTTCCCAGCCATCGTGGCAAGCGAAGCCGCTGCCCTCGGCCTGGTATGGAACAACGAAGACCTCATCGGCTGCCAGCTATATCTCTCAGCCGTATCAGGAACAGAACACTTCCCTCAATTCACATTCTTCCCCCTGGTATGCGCCCTCAGAAAACTCCTTCTCAAAAAAATCACTCTACCGCTCGTACTGAAAATCGCGAAGATTAAAAACACCGACGGCGTCACCATGGCAGCTGTTCTGATGCAAAACTATGCAGTGGTGACCAACAATCTATGGACGCGATTCCCAGGGTCTCCGAATACCGACTTGAGGACTTTGCTGGCAACTGCCCCGCAGGAATTGATGAAGGTTTTTGTGAAACcgaaatga
- the LOC135079553 gene encoding protein fem-1 homolog CG6966-like produces MSSGVWDLMPVRCRWIETLRHCGKTLLRRQRRLLRRIKKVYLHSWRSADELNMLVGAKIGGATPLVIACRNGHYDVAEYLIERCKADIEQPGSVTFDGETIEGAPPLWCAAAAGHLQLVRLLVRAGANVNSTTRTHSTPLRAACFDGHYDIVKFLVENGADIEIANRHGHTCLMIACYKGHIRIAKYLLSLDADVNRKSVKGNTALHDCAESGSLHILKMLLGHGATMDVDSYGMTPLLAASVTGHTHIVEHLINVEYGLVTRQQRIDALELLGATYVDKRRDMVGALALWKRAMDDRFPADGTEPIPKPKDVPRIEAYDFAVEPSNAQQLEEILADPDAMRMQALVIRERILGPAHPDTSYYVRYRGAVYADAGRFARCRQLWHHALDMQRAVLPPLSPLTQSSLFSFAELFSYMLAERARPPLRGRIVPPVTFDDVDPVFRKALSEIHRGMELLDSKLSIDREQTLTTLQRVLVISLHLATLMARLLEDPECTEEVSSNIHKAVYSLVKLDIKVRQGRSALHVACSAEGRGARGGGAWLPAPGDASPCCAALVALMLRLGASPRARDASGNTPLHLVCKVRLETTFIASSVRYQAPVTSQLALSLRPRPVPRLLSNTCLPRDVTASPGDASPCCAALVALMLRLGASPRARDASGNTPLHLVCKPRDVTASSACAGDASPCCAALVALMLRLGASPRARDASGNTPLHLVCKSAPKPAPGDASPCCAALVALMLRLGASPRARDASGNTPLHLVCKSLLRGACGSHAASRSLAARSGRLWEHAAALSLQGKAGDYFHCFVCEVSGACDVTASSACAGDASPCCAALVALMLRLGASPRARDASGNTPLHLVCKVTCARHVTSLAPVTSQLLLSPRPVPHPLRTRECHVTSQLAPSAPKPGDASPCCAALVALMLRLGASPRARDASGNTPLHLVCKVTCNRDVTASSVCAQYLVC; encoded by the exons TGACATTTGACGGCGAAACAATAGAAGGTGCGCCACCGCTATGGTGCGCCGCGGCCGCAGGTCACTTGCAACTGGTCAGGTTGCTGGTTCGCGCTGGCGCGAATGTGAACTCTACGACGCGGACGCACAGCACGCCACTCAGGGCAGCGTGCTTTGACGGACACTACGATATTGTTAAGTTCCTAGTCGAGAACGGCGCTG ACATAGAAATAGCCAACCGGCACGGGCACACGTGTTTGATGATCGCGTGTTACAAGGGCCATATCAGAATCGCCAAGTATCTGCTGTCTTTGGACGCTGATGTCAACAGAAAGAGTGTTAAAGGCAATACAGCGCTACACGACTGCGCTGAAAGCGGGTCGCTGCATATACTGAAGATGCTGTTAGGGCATGGCGCTACGATGGACGTTGATTCATATG GAATGACACCACTCCTAGCAGCATCAGTAACGGGTCACACGCACATAGTCGAGCATTTAATAAACGTGGAGTACGGTTTAGTGACGAGGCAGCAACGTATTGATGCGTTGGAACTCCTCGGAGCGACGTACGTCGACAAGAGAAGAGACATGGTCGGGGCTTTAGCACTATGGAAACGAGCGATGGATGACAG atttcccGCCGACGGCACGGAACCCATTCCAAAGCCGAAAGACGTGCCGCGCATAGAAGCATACGACTTCGCGGTCGAGCCGAGTAACGCGCAACAACTGGAGGAAATACTCGCCGACCCTGATGCCATGAGGATGCAAGCTCTCGTCATTAGAGAAAGGATTCTAG GCCCAGCGCACCCCGACACGTCTTACTACGTTCGATACAGAGGAGCTGTATACGCGGACGCCGGTCGCTTCGCGCGGTGCCGGCAGCTATGGCACCACGCGTTGGACATGCAGAGAGCTGTACTACCACCGCTGTCGCCGCTGACACAGTCGAGCTTGTTCAGCTTCGCAGAGCTGTTCTCTTATATGCTGGCTGAGAGAGCACGCCCCCCACTAAGAG GTCGCATAGTCCCTCCGGTGACGTTCGACGACGTAGACCCGGTGTTCAGGAAGGCGCTGTCAGAGATCCACCGCGGCATGGAGCTGTTAGACTCGAAGCTCAGCATCGACAGGGAACAGACGCTGACCACGCTGCAAAG GGTACTAGTGATATCTCTGCACCTGGCCACGCTAATGGCGCGGCTATTGGAAGACCCGGAGTGCACGGAAGAAGTATCCAGCAATATTCACAAGGCAGTGTACTCACTCGTTAAGTTAGATATTAAG GTCCGGCAAGGTCGCTCAGCATTACACGTAGCGTGCTCAGCCGAAGGACGGGGAGCTCGCGGCGGCGGTGCTTGGCTGCCCGCACCCGGCGACGCCAGTCCTTGCTGCGCGGCGCTTGTGGCTCTCATGCTGCGTCTCGGAGCCTCGCCGCGCGCTCGGGACGCCTCTGGGAACACGCCGCTGCACCTCGTCTGCAAGGTAAGGCTAGAGACTACTTTCATTGCTTCGTCTGTGAGGTATCAGGcgcctgtgacgtcacagctagcTCTCAGTCTACGCCCGCGCCCGGTACCTCGTCTGCTAAGTAACACGTGCCTGccacgtgacgtcacagcttCGCCCGGCGACGCCAGTCCTTGCTGCGCGGCGCTTGTGGCTCTCATGCTGCGTCTCGGAGCCTCGCCGCGCGCTCGGGACGCCTCTGGGAACACGCCGCTGCACTTAGTCTGCAAG CcccgtgacgtcacagctagCTCAGCCTGCGCCGGCGACGCCAGTCCTTGCTGCGCGGCGCTCGTAGCTCTCATGCTGCGTCTCGGAGCCTCGCCGCGCGCTCGGGACGCCTCTGGGAACACGCCGCTGCACCTCGTCTGCAAG TCTGCTCCCAAGCCCGCGCCAGGAGACGCCAGTCCTTGCTGCGCGGCGCTCGTAGCTCTCATGCTGCGTCTCGGAGCCTCGCCGCGCGCTCGGGACGCCTCTGGGAACACACCGCTGCACTTAGTCTGCAAG TCCTTGCTGCGCGGCGCTTGTGGCTCTCATGCTGCGTCTCGGAGCCTCGCCGCGCGCTCGGGACGCCTCTGGGAACACGCCGCTGCACTTAGTCTGCAAGGTAAGGCTGGGGACTACTTTCATTGCTTCGTCTGTGAGGTATCAGGcgcctgtgacgtcacagctagcTCGGCCTGCGCCGGCGACGCTAGTCCTTGCTGCGCGGCGCTTGTGGCTCTCATGCTGCGTCTCGGAGCCTCGCCGCGCGCTCGGGACGCCTCTGGGAACACGCCGCTGCACTTAGTCTGCAAGGTAACATGCGCCCGCCACGTTACGTCACTGGCACCCGTGACGTCACAACTACTTCTCAGCCCGCGCCCGGTGCCTCATCCGCTAAGAACACGTGAAtgccatgtgacgtcacagctggcTCCCTCAGCCCCCAAGCCAGGAGATGCTAGTCCCTGCTGCGCGGCGCTTGTCGCTCTCATGCTGCGTCTCGGAGCCTCGCCGCGCGCTCGGGATGCCTCTGGGAACACACCACTGCACCTCGTCTGCAAGGTAACATGCaaccgtgacgtcacagctagCTCTGTCTGCGCCCAATACCTCGTCTGCTAA
- the LOC135079415 gene encoding protein fem-1 homolog CG6966-like: MLRLGASPRARDASGNTPLHLVCKLNPCPAEVVRELLDHGAHIDTVNYEGDTPDDILRASQQSLAAIVNPLRYTR, translated from the exons ATGCTGCGTCTCGGAGCCTCGCCGCGCGCTCGGGACGCCTCTGGGAACACGCCGCTGCACTTAGTCTGCAAG CTCAACCCCTGCCCTGCTGAAGTAGTCCGCGAGTTACTCGACCACGGCGCACATATAGACACGGTGAACTACGAGGGAGACACGCCCGACGACATACTGCGCGCCTCGCAGCAGTCCCTCGCAGCTATCGTCAACCCCCTACGCTACACGAGGTGA